Proteins from one Candidatus Zixiibacteriota bacterium genomic window:
- a CDS encoding enoyl-CoA hydratase/isomerase family protein yields the protein MAGPIIQKKDADVTTLILNRPDVGNRQSDAALAELTAMIASAAKESRAIVLKGAGEDFCLGREAMGRPGPVMEAYSVRERSDVIFALYGAFRDAPIPIVGAVQGRAAGLGCALAALCDITIASERARFQLPEMAHNIMPTIAMSALVDRLPRKAVAYLVYSTREIDARTALSFGLVSEVVAPADLDGSIDDLIGRMRQMPLPALLAVKEYARSAFSMSTQAANDFARNLHATVNSFSGMRAPASGR from the coding sequence ATGGCGGGACCTATCATCCAGAAGAAGGACGCAGACGTTACCACGTTGATTCTCAACCGCCCCGACGTGGGCAACCGGCAATCGGACGCCGCCCTGGCGGAGCTCACGGCGATGATCGCCTCCGCGGCGAAGGAATCCCGGGCGATCGTCTTGAAAGGGGCGGGCGAAGATTTTTGCCTCGGACGCGAGGCGATGGGACGGCCCGGCCCGGTCATGGAGGCCTACAGCGTGCGCGAGAGAAGCGACGTGATTTTCGCGCTGTACGGAGCATTTCGTGACGCGCCGATCCCGATCGTCGGTGCGGTTCAGGGACGCGCCGCCGGCCTTGGATGCGCCCTGGCCGCGCTCTGCGACATCACGATCGCCAGCGAGCGAGCCCGTTTTCAGCTTCCCGAGATGGCGCATAACATCATGCCCACCATCGCCATGTCGGCGCTGGTGGACCGGCTGCCCCGGAAAGCGGTGGCTTATCTGGTCTATTCGACTCGGGAGATCGACGCCCGCACGGCTCTTTCCTTCGGTCTCGTGAGCGAGGTGGTCGCTCCCGCCGATCTCGATGGCTCGATCGATGACCTGATCGGCCGCATGCGGCAAATGCCCTTGCCGGCCCTGCTGGCGGTAAAAGAGTACGCCCGGAGCGCGTTTTCGATGAGCACGCAAGCCGCCAATGACTTCGCGCGCAACTTGCACGCAACCGTGAATAGCTTTTCGGGAATGCGAGCACCCGCAAGCGGCAGGTGA
- a CDS encoding S1/P1 nuclease — MRCVRWAVVGPLAFLLGGTPAFSWHDKGHRIVAAIAASRLSPAGRTLVRELLAPGETLADAAVWPDYDGRRIRELDVLHYVNIADGSQGYRREVDCPEGNCAIEALRWCEAQIADRNAPLHIRRIALRYLAHLTGDLHQPLHAGRAADRGGTTISLIYGGTVTSLHLFWDKDLVEMEEGEVEEVARRLVAGATPAEWESSKSGDPAEWANESLRLAMSHAYTIAPSGEPDEDYIRRAREVVRRRLLQAGLRLARVIDRLAAGAR; from the coding sequence ATGCGCTGCGTGAGATGGGCGGTCGTCGGACCCCTGGCTTTCCTGCTCGGCGGCACACCGGCGTTTTCGTGGCACGACAAGGGCCATCGCATCGTGGCGGCGATCGCCGCATCCAGGTTGAGCCCCGCCGGCCGAACCCTGGTTCGCGAGCTACTGGCCCCGGGCGAGACGCTGGCCGATGCGGCGGTGTGGCCGGATTACGACGGCAGGCGCATCCGCGAACTCGACGTCTTGCACTACGTGAATATCGCCGACGGATCGCAGGGTTACCGGCGGGAGGTCGACTGTCCCGAGGGAAACTGCGCGATCGAAGCGCTGCGGTGGTGCGAAGCACAAATTGCGGATCGAAACGCTCCGCTCCACATCCGCCGAATCGCGCTACGTTATCTCGCACACCTGACGGGTGACCTGCACCAGCCGCTGCATGCCGGTCGGGCCGCCGATCGCGGGGGAACGACGATTTCTCTGATCTACGGCGGAACCGTGACGAGTCTGCATCTCTTTTGGGATAAAGATCTTGTGGAGATGGAGGAGGGCGAGGTGGAAGAGGTGGCGAGACGTCTTGTGGCCGGAGCGACGCCGGCCGAATGGGAGTCCTCGAAGTCGGGAGACCCGGCTGAGTGGGCGAACGAATCCCTGCGGCTCGCCATGTCCCATGCCTACACGATCGCGCCTTCGGGAGAGCCGGACGAGGATTATATCCGGCGAGCCCGCGAGGTAGTAAGACGTAGACTGCTCCAGGCGGGGCTCAGACTCGCTCGGGTGATCGACCGGCTGGCGGCAGGAGCGCGCTGA
- a CDS encoding Lrp/AsnC family transcriptional regulator: MLDTIDLKILSILQNNGRSKLADIAGEVELSPPAVMERVKKLESSGVIKGYQALLDGKKVGKDITAFIGVSIGNQRAIDQFASRMLQYNDVLECHHVTGDESFILKVKSANTASLEKLLGEIRSVDGVTRTVTKVVLSTAKESQALDLNVNPADCSSSKRK, from the coding sequence TTGCTCGACACAATAGATTTAAAAATACTTTCTATTCTTCAAAATAACGGCCGGTCGAAGCTCGCCGACATCGCCGGCGAGGTGGAGCTTTCGCCTCCGGCTGTTATGGAACGAGTAAAAAAGCTGGAATCCAGCGGCGTCATCAAGGGTTACCAGGCACTGCTGGACGGCAAAAAAGTCGGAAAAGACATTACCGCTTTCATCGGCGTTTCGATCGGCAATCAGCGCGCCATCGATCAATTCGCCTCTCGCATGTTGCAATACAACGACGTGCTCGAGTGCCACCACGTTACGGGCGATGAAAGCTTCATCTTGAAGGTGAAATCCGCCAACACGGCATCGTTGGAAAAGTTGCTCGGCGAGATCCGGTCCGTCGACGGTGTCACCCGGACGGTCACGAAAGTGGTGCTTTCGACCGCCAAGGAGAGCCAGGCCCTGGATCTGAACGTCAATCCGGCGGATTGTTCCAGCTCAAAGAGGAAGTGA
- a CDS encoding CBS domain-containing protein — protein MRKVRDILAAKGSQVWWLPPTATVYDAVALMAEKEVGALLVLEESKLVGIISERDYARKVILQGRSSKETLVKDIMTARVAYAEPDQSIEECMALMTDKRIRHLPVMEQGKVCGIISIGDLVKAIIADQQFIIQQLERYITG, from the coding sequence ATGAGGAAGGTACGGGACATCCTGGCCGCCAAGGGCTCGCAGGTATGGTGGCTGCCGCCCACCGCCACGGTGTACGACGCGGTGGCGCTGATGGCCGAAAAGGAAGTCGGTGCCTTGCTGGTTCTGGAGGAGTCGAAGCTGGTGGGCATCATCTCGGAACGAGATTACGCGCGCAAGGTCATCTTGCAGGGACGGTCGTCGAAGGAGACGCTGGTCAAGGACATCATGACCGCACGCGTGGCCTATGCAGAGCCCGACCAGAGCATCGAGGAGTGCATGGCGCTGATGACCGACAAGCGGATTCGCCACCTTCCGGTGATGGAGCAAGGAAAGGTCTGCGGCATCATCTCGATCGGCGACCTGGTAAAGGCGATCATCGCGGATCAGCAATTCATAATCCAGCAGCTGGAGCGCTATATTACCGGATAG
- a CDS encoding tetratricopeptide repeat protein, with the protein MNEPSWKRLPEGFPVPRQATEKLLIERLLSSKTEAEYFRWLLFVASFYRGIEKPACARALLQLFLETSSDPSQKVHCHLALGQIAVDEQALELALNHFLTALGMDPKEKRALYVLHNNAGYCFNRLGRFLDAERHCRLAVGIDGGRASAYRNLGLSLRGQGNLTAAAWALAEAVRADPGDGRARRLLAGLAAGAPALALQCPWIERALCDPRYPTDPIPLI; encoded by the coding sequence ATGAACGAACCGTCCTGGAAACGTCTCCCTGAAGGCTTCCCCGTTCCCAGACAGGCCACCGAGAAACTGCTGATCGAGCGGCTGTTGAGCAGTAAGACCGAAGCCGAGTACTTCCGCTGGCTGCTGTTCGTGGCGTCTTTTTACCGCGGGATAGAAAAGCCTGCCTGCGCCAGGGCTTTGCTGCAGCTCTTTCTCGAGACGAGCTCGGACCCGAGCCAGAAGGTACACTGCCACCTCGCGTTGGGGCAGATCGCCGTCGACGAGCAGGCGCTGGAGCTCGCTCTGAACCACTTTCTCACCGCGCTCGGCATGGACCCGAAAGAAAAAAGAGCTCTCTACGTGCTGCACAACAACGCAGGCTACTGCTTCAACCGACTCGGCCGATTCCTGGATGCCGAGCGTCACTGCCGTCTTGCCGTCGGGATCGACGGCGGAAGAGCAAGCGCGTACCGCAACCTCGGCCTCAGCCTTAGAGGACAAGGCAACCTGACAGCTGCAGCCTGGGCGCTGGCCGAGGCCGTCAGGGCCGACCCCGGGGACGGAAGGGCCCGCAGGCTCCTCGCCGGTCTCGCCGCCGGCGCACCGGCGCTTGCGCTTCAATGCCCCTGGATCGAGCGGGCCCTGTGCGACCCTCGATACCCGACCGACCCGATTCCCTTGATCTGA
- the ligD gene encoding non-homologous end-joining DNA ligase has protein sequence MAPTPVRIEGKTIVLSNLDKVMYPATGFTKGQVIEYYRRVAPYILPHLRDRPVTLKRFPDGVGGEHFYEKNAPASTPEWVATFPVPKPGGKSATRYILINDLPTLVWLANMANLELHPFLSRAPRIDVPTMVVFDLDPGEGADILRACEAALLVKGVLDRLRLRSLVKVSGSKGIHLHVPLNCAINYRATRAFAESIARLLEQARPDLIVSSMAKAKRTGKVLIDWSQNSEHKSTVAVYSLRAVREQPFVAMAVRWSELKAALEKEDRDALFFTPEAVLERLERQGDFFAAALKLKQSLPAPFPELGASARRRENPGTVVSLEEYRRKRDFSKTPEPPPAGTPAAGSGEQRLFVIQKHAARRLHYDPVTVIDLESLPDAPGGFIEPMLAAPVAELPDDPSEWLYEVKLDGYRCLAVKDEKEVRLFSRNRSVLNSRFPRIARALQALPPGTAIDGEIVALDHQGRPSFSLLQRSDTPEDRIYFYAFDLLAYRGKSLIRMPLEDRRKQLAVTIARLPAAIRASEDFTEPPDRIVAAARELGLEGIIAKRRRSRYEPGKRTGEWLKYKINRSEEFVVGGYTRGRPFDALIVGQFDQGKLLFAAKVRNGFVSRTRMEVAGKLRGLITERCPFANLPEKRRTPWALTESEMKKCVWVEPRLVAQIEFTEWTPDRHLRQAKFVGLRDDKDARDVTRHD, from the coding sequence GTGGCTCCGACGCCGGTCCGCATAGAAGGCAAAACCATCGTGCTTTCGAACCTGGACAAGGTGATGTATCCCGCAACGGGTTTCACGAAGGGCCAGGTCATCGAATATTACCGGCGTGTGGCGCCTTACATTTTGCCACATCTGAGGGATCGGCCCGTCACTCTCAAACGCTTTCCCGACGGCGTGGGCGGGGAGCATTTCTACGAGAAGAACGCTCCGGCTTCGACCCCGGAGTGGGTGGCGACCTTCCCCGTGCCGAAGCCCGGAGGTAAATCGGCGACCCGTTACATCCTGATCAATGACCTGCCGACGTTGGTCTGGCTGGCGAACATGGCCAATCTCGAGCTCCATCCGTTTCTCAGCCGGGCGCCGCGGATCGACGTTCCTACCATGGTGGTCTTCGATCTCGACCCGGGGGAGGGAGCCGATATCCTGAGGGCCTGCGAAGCGGCCCTGCTGGTCAAGGGGGTGCTGGATCGCCTGCGCTTGCGGTCGCTCGTCAAGGTGTCGGGCTCCAAAGGGATTCATCTTCACGTGCCGCTCAACTGCGCGATCAACTATCGGGCGACGCGGGCGTTCGCCGAGAGCATTGCCCGGCTCCTGGAGCAGGCGCGCCCCGACCTGATCGTCTCGTCCATGGCGAAGGCAAAGCGCACAGGGAAAGTGCTGATCGACTGGAGCCAGAACTCGGAGCACAAATCGACCGTAGCGGTCTATTCGCTGCGCGCGGTACGGGAACAGCCGTTCGTCGCGATGGCCGTCCGCTGGAGCGAGCTGAAGGCGGCGCTGGAGAAGGAGGACCGCGACGCGCTGTTTTTCACTCCGGAAGCGGTCCTGGAGCGGCTCGAACGGCAGGGCGATTTTTTCGCGGCCGCCCTCAAATTGAAGCAGTCCTTGCCCGCTCCGTTCCCGGAGCTGGGCGCCAGCGCGAGGCGCAGAGAAAATCCCGGAACCGTGGTTTCCCTCGAGGAGTATCGCCGCAAGCGGGATTTTTCGAAGACCCCGGAGCCTCCTCCGGCGGGGACCCCGGCCGCTGGCTCCGGTGAGCAGCGGCTGTTCGTTATCCAGAAACATGCCGCCCGACGACTTCACTATGACCCGGTCACGGTGATCGACCTGGAATCCCTGCCGGACGCGCCCGGAGGCTTCATCGAGCCGATGCTGGCCGCTCCCGTTGCCGAGCTGCCCGACGATCCTTCGGAATGGCTCTACGAGGTCAAGCTCGACGGTTATCGCTGTCTGGCGGTCAAGGACGAGAAGGAAGTGCGGCTTTTCTCGCGCAATCGCAGCGTGTTGAACTCGCGCTTCCCGCGGATCGCACGGGCGCTGCAGGCGCTGCCGCCGGGAACCGCGATCGACGGGGAGATCGTTGCGTTGGACCACCAAGGCCGGCCCTCGTTCAGCTTGCTGCAGAGGTCAGACACGCCGGAGGATCGTATCTACTTCTACGCTTTCGATCTGCTCGCGTACCGGGGAAAGAGCTTGATTCGGATGCCCCTGGAGGACCGGCGCAAGCAGCTTGCGGTCACGATCGCGCGGCTTCCGGCGGCGATCCGGGCTTCGGAAGATTTCACAGAACCGCCCGACAGAATCGTTGCCGCCGCTCGAGAACTCGGACTCGAGGGGATCATCGCCAAACGCCGCCGCTCGCGCTACGAGCCTGGAAAGCGCACCGGGGAGTGGCTCAAGTACAAGATCAACCGCTCCGAGGAGTTCGTGGTCGGCGGTTATACCCGCGGAAGGCCGTTCGATGCCCTGATCGTCGGTCAGTTCGATCAGGGCAAGCTTCTCTTTGCGGCGAAAGTGCGCAACGGTTTCGTTTCGCGCACCAGGATGGAGGTTGCGGGTAAGCTCAGGGGCCTGATCACAGAGCGGTGTCCCTTCGCCAATCTTCCGGAGAAGCGTCGGACCCCCTGGGCCTTGACCGAGAGCGAAATGAAGAAGTGCGTGTGGGTCGAGCCCCGCCTGGTGGCCCAGATCGAGTTCACCGAATGGACCCCGGACCGGCACCTGCGCCAGGCGAAGTTCGTGGGTTTGCGGGACGACAAAGACGCACGGGACGTCACCCGACATGATTGA
- the gltB gene encoding glutamate synthase large subunit, with protein sequence MRIPGFPPKQGLYDPAFEHDSCGVGFVVNIKGKRSREIIDQALTVLENLDHRGACGCEENTGDGAGILLQIPHRFFQHACEGLGFHLPDPGQYGVGMIFLPDHREQRRRFEKIFATIVEEEGQRLLGWRKVPTDNLYLGETAKSCEPFVRQVFIGRGENVGDDLAFERKLYVIRRRAENAIRYAGLPGGDFFYVPSLSHRTLVYKGMLTPRQLTTFYPDLSDPAMESAIAVVHSRFSTNTFPSWGRAHPYRYLIHNGEINTLRGNENWMHARQAMLSSPLFGDDIKKVLPIIQEDGSDSAKFDNCLEFLALSGRSLPHAVMMMIPEPWENHESMDERKRAFYEYHSTLMEPWDGPASIAFTDGTVVGAVLDRNGLRPSRYYVTKDDLVIMASEVGVLDVPPERVLEKRRLQPGRMFLVDTAEGRIISDEEIKEQMASARPYGQWLKENAVYFDKLPAVPEEAPVVNHPATLQRLQAFGYSFEDLRINLGPMAQNGIQPVGSMGTDTPLAVLSDKPQLLYNYFKQLFAQVTNPPIDPIREELITSTTLTLGSEGNLIDPRPESCRQLRLSIPILKNSEMEKLRLIDRPGIRSVTLPILFDPKQGRSGLERALDELFRAADEAIAGGATILILSDKGVNRSRAAIPALLAVSGLHHHLIRSGTRTRVGLVLESGEPREVHHFCLLLGYGAQAINPYLVFECLNDMIAEGMLKDITYHDAVKGYIKAAVKGVVKVMAKMGISTIKSYCGAQIFEALGLGQELIDKYFTWTPSRVGGIGLEEIAREVQQQHAKAFPLYPLNGRTLEVYGQYQYRKDGELHLFNPRTVHLLQKACRTNDYSVFKEYARLIDDQSERLATLRGLMEIKYAEQPLPIEEVEPVEEIVKRFKTGAMSYGSISKEAHEALAIAMNRLGGKSNTGEGGEDPARYVPDANGDSRNSAIKQVASGRFGVTSYYLTQAKEIQIKMAQGAKPGEGGELPGRKVYPWIAKVRHSTPGVGLISPPPHHDIYSIEDLAQLIHDLKNANHHARISVKLVSEVGVGTIAAGVAKGHADVVLISGHDGGTGASPQTSIKHAGLPWELGLAETHQTLLLNNLRSRITVETDGQLKTGRDVVIAALLGAEEFGFATTALVALGCIMMRVCHLDTCPVGVATQNPELRKLFTGDPAHVVNFMRFIAQDVREHMAKLGFRTINEMVGRSDRLEMRRAINHWKAKGLDYSAILYQPKVGPEVGRYCQIPQNHGLENALDNQVLLDLAAPALERGEKVKATLPIRNTNRVVGTILGSEVTRRYGPQGLPEDTIHFHFQGSAGQSFGAFIPPGMTLELEGDANDYCGKGLSGGKLILYPPEGSTFPPEENIIVGNVAFYGATSGEAYIRGMAGERFCVRNSGVRAVIEGVGDHGCEYMTGGRVVVIGKTGRNFAAGMSGGIAYVLDEDGTFKTRCNLETVNLEPLGELDLQEVEELLKRHAIYTRSARAWQLLALWQETARKFVKVMPKDYRRMMEALQRAESEGLVGEEAIMAAFEANKNDAARVSGN encoded by the coding sequence ATGAGGATACCAGGTTTTCCACCGAAACAGGGGCTGTACGATCCGGCGTTCGAGCATGACTCTTGCGGCGTCGGGTTCGTCGTCAACATCAAGGGGAAACGGTCGCGCGAGATCATCGATCAGGCCCTGACGGTGCTCGAGAACCTCGACCATCGCGGGGCCTGCGGCTGCGAGGAAAACACCGGGGACGGGGCCGGCATCCTGTTGCAGATCCCGCACCGCTTTTTCCAGCACGCCTGCGAGGGGCTCGGCTTCCATCTGCCCGACCCGGGGCAGTACGGTGTCGGCATGATTTTTCTGCCGGACCACCGCGAGCAGCGGCGTCGATTCGAGAAGATCTTCGCGACCATCGTCGAGGAGGAGGGACAGCGCCTGCTCGGATGGCGCAAGGTGCCGACCGATAATCTTTACCTCGGCGAGACGGCGAAGAGCTGCGAACCCTTCGTGCGGCAGGTCTTCATCGGCCGCGGCGAGAACGTGGGCGACGATCTCGCGTTCGAGCGCAAGCTCTACGTGATCCGCCGCCGGGCCGAGAACGCCATCCGCTACGCGGGGCTCCCCGGCGGGGATTTCTTCTACGTCCCGAGCCTCTCGCACCGGACCCTCGTCTACAAGGGCATGCTCACGCCCCGGCAGCTGACCACCTTCTATCCCGACCTGTCGGACCCGGCGATGGAAAGCGCCATCGCCGTCGTGCACTCGCGGTTCAGCACCAACACCTTCCCGAGCTGGGGTCGGGCGCACCCGTATCGCTATCTCATCCATAACGGCGAGATCAACACGCTGCGCGGCAACGAGAACTGGATGCATGCGCGCCAGGCCATGCTGTCATCGCCGCTGTTCGGCGACGACATCAAGAAGGTCCTGCCGATCATCCAGGAGGACGGGAGCGACTCCGCCAAGTTCGACAACTGTCTGGAGTTTCTCGCGCTCAGCGGCCGCTCCCTACCCCACGCCGTGATGATGATGATCCCGGAGCCCTGGGAAAACCACGAGAGCATGGACGAGCGCAAACGGGCGTTCTACGAGTACCACAGCACGCTGATGGAGCCCTGGGACGGCCCGGCCTCGATCGCCTTTACCGACGGGACGGTGGTGGGCGCGGTTCTCGACCGAAACGGCCTGAGGCCGTCGCGCTACTACGTGACCAAGGACGACCTGGTGATCATGGCTTCGGAGGTCGGGGTTCTCGACGTGCCGCCGGAGCGGGTGCTGGAAAAGCGCCGGCTGCAGCCGGGGCGCATGTTTCTCGTCGATACGGCCGAGGGGCGAATCATCAGCGACGAAGAAATCAAGGAACAAATGGCGTCGGCTCGACCCTACGGTCAATGGTTGAAGGAGAACGCCGTCTACTTCGACAAGCTCCCGGCCGTTCCGGAGGAGGCGCCGGTCGTGAATCACCCGGCCACCCTCCAGCGCCTTCAGGCGTTCGGCTACAGTTTCGAGGATCTGCGGATCAACCTCGGGCCCATGGCGCAGAACGGCATTCAGCCGGTGGGTTCCATGGGAACCGACACTCCGCTGGCGGTGCTTTCCGACAAGCCGCAGCTCCTTTACAACTATTTCAAGCAACTCTTCGCGCAGGTGACCAATCCCCCGATCGACCCGATTCGCGAAGAGCTGATCACCTCGACGACGCTGACATTGGGATCGGAGGGCAACCTGATCGATCCCAGGCCGGAGAGCTGCCGGCAGCTGCGCTTGTCGATCCCGATCCTCAAGAACTCGGAGATGGAGAAGCTGCGGCTCATCGACCGGCCCGGCATTCGCTCCGTCACGCTGCCGATCCTGTTCGATCCGAAGCAAGGCCGGTCCGGCCTCGAGCGGGCGCTCGACGAGCTGTTCCGGGCGGCGGATGAGGCGATCGCCGGCGGCGCGACCATCCTGATCCTCTCCGACAAAGGCGTGAACCGCTCGCGGGCGGCGATTCCGGCGTTGCTGGCCGTTTCGGGCCTGCATCATCACCTGATCCGGAGCGGCACGCGCACGCGGGTCGGTCTGGTGCTCGAATCGGGGGAGCCGCGCGAGGTGCACCATTTCTGCCTGCTCCTCGGCTACGGCGCGCAGGCGATCAACCCCTATCTCGTCTTCGAGTGCCTCAACGACATGATCGCCGAAGGGATGTTGAAGGACATCACCTACCACGATGCCGTGAAGGGCTACATCAAGGCTGCGGTCAAAGGCGTCGTGAAGGTCATGGCGAAAATGGGCATCTCGACCATCAAGTCCTACTGCGGCGCCCAGATATTCGAAGCGCTGGGGCTGGGGCAGGAGCTGATCGACAAGTATTTCACATGGACGCCGTCACGGGTCGGGGGGATCGGTCTGGAGGAAATCGCGCGCGAGGTTCAGCAGCAGCACGCGAAGGCGTTTCCCCTCTATCCGTTGAACGGGCGCACGCTGGAGGTGTACGGCCAGTACCAGTACCGAAAGGACGGGGAGCTGCACCTGTTCAACCCGCGCACGGTCCATCTCCTGCAAAAGGCCTGCCGGACGAACGACTACAGCGTCTTCAAGGAGTACGCGCGGCTGATCGACGACCAGTCGGAGCGACTGGCCACGCTGCGCGGGCTGATGGAGATCAAGTACGCCGAGCAGCCGTTGCCGATCGAGGAGGTCGAGCCGGTCGAAGAAATCGTCAAGCGCTTCAAGACCGGAGCGATGTCGTACGGCTCGATCAGCAAAGAGGCGCACGAAGCGCTGGCGATCGCGATGAACCGGCTCGGCGGCAAGAGCAACACGGGCGAGGGAGGCGAGGATCCCGCGCGCTACGTTCCGGATGCCAACGGCGACTCGCGCAACAGCGCGATCAAGCAGGTCGCCTCCGGGCGGTTCGGCGTGACGAGCTATTACCTGACCCAGGCCAAGGAGATCCAGATCAAGATGGCGCAAGGGGCCAAGCCCGGGGAGGGCGGCGAGCTACCGGGCCGCAAGGTGTATCCGTGGATCGCCAAAGTGCGCCATTCGACTCCGGGGGTCGGCCTGATCTCGCCGCCGCCGCACCACGACATTTATTCGATCGAAGATCTGGCGCAGTTGATTCACGACTTGAAGAACGCAAATCATCACGCGCGGATCAGCGTCAAGCTGGTTTCCGAGGTCGGGGTCGGAACGATCGCCGCCGGGGTGGCCAAAGGCCACGCCGATGTGGTGTTGATCAGCGGCCACGATGGCGGCACCGGCGCCTCGCCGCAGACCAGCATCAAGCACGCCGGATTGCCGTGGGAGCTCGGTCTCGCCGAGACGCACCAGACCCTGCTGCTCAACAACCTGCGCAGTCGGATCACGGTGGAGACCGACGGGCAGCTCAAAACCGGCCGTGACGTGGTAATCGCGGCGCTGCTCGGCGCCGAGGAGTTCGGTTTCGCCACCACGGCGCTCGTGGCTCTCGGATGCATCATGATGCGGGTCTGTCATCTCGATACCTGCCCGGTGGGCGTGGCGACGCAGAATCCCGAGCTGCGCAAGCTTTTCACCGGCGATCCGGCGCATGTCGTCAATTTCATGCGCTTCATTGCGCAGGACGTGCGCGAGCACATGGCCAAGCTGGGTTTTCGCACCATCAATGAAATGGTCGGCCGCTCCGATCGGCTGGAGATGAGGCGGGCGATCAACCACTGGAAAGCGAAGGGTCTCGATTACTCGGCAATTCTCTATCAGCCGAAGGTCGGGCCGGAGGTCGGGCGGTACTGCCAGATTCCGCAGAACCATGGGCTGGAGAACGCGCTGGACAACCAGGTCCTGCTCGATCTGGCGGCCCCGGCTCTTGAACGAGGCGAAAAGGTCAAGGCGACGCTTCCCATCCGCAACACCAACCGTGTCGTCGGCACGATTCTCGGCAGCGAGGTGACGCGGCGCTACGGTCCTCAGGGGCTCCCGGAGGATACGATCCATTTCCATTTCCAGGGGTCCGCGGGCCAGAGCTTCGGCGCCTTCATCCCGCCGGGAATGACCCTGGAGCTGGAAGGCGACGCCAACGACTATTGCGGCAAAGGCCTCTCCGGCGGCAAGTTGATTCTGTATCCGCCCGAGGGCTCGACCTTCCCGCCGGAGGAAAACATCATCGTGGGAAACGTGGCCTTCTACGGTGCCACCAGCGGGGAGGCCTACATCCGCGGAATGGCCGGAGAACGATTCTGCGTGCGCAACAGCGGCGTGCGCGCGGTCATCGAAGGCGTGGGCGACCACGGCTGCGAGTACATGACCGGCGGACGGGTGGTGGTGATCGGCAAGACCGGCCGTAACTTCGCCGCCGGGATGTCCGGCGGCATCGCCTATGTCCTCGACGAGGACGGGACTTTCAAGACCCGCTGTAATCTGGAAACCGTCAACCTCGAGCCGCTCGGGGAGCTGGACCTCCAGGAAGTCGAAGAGTTGCTCAAGCGGCACGCGATCTACACGCGCAGCGCGCGTGCGTGGCAGCTCCTTGCTCTGTGGCAGGAGACGGCGCGGAAGTTCGTCAAGGTGATGCCGAAGGACTACCGCCGGATGATGGAGGCCTTGCAGCGCGCCGAGAGCGAAGGCCTGGTCGGCGAAGAGGCGATCATGGCCGCGTTCGAAGCCAACAAGAACGACGCCGCGCGCGTCAGCGGGAATTGA